From the Xenorhabdus ishibashii genome, one window contains:
- a CDS encoding YggS family pyridoxal phosphate-dependent enzyme, with amino-acid sequence MNNIEQNLHDVRNRMTLAAQKCGRSPEEITLLAVSKTKPVSAIAEAIANGQREFGENYVQEGVEKIQHFNSRDDLVWHFIGPLQSNKSRLVAENFDWCHTIDRLKIAQRLSEQRPGNMPPLNILIQINISGEESKSGILLEELTELTTTINELPNLVLRGLMAIPAPESNVERQIAVFRQMEHAFIELKAQYPQVDTLSMGMTDDMDAAITCGSTLVRIGTAIFGARQYRA; translated from the coding sequence ATGAACAATATCGAACAAAATCTTCACGATGTCAGGAACCGCATGACGCTTGCAGCGCAAAAATGCGGGCGTTCTCCAGAAGAAATTACTTTACTTGCAGTCAGTAAAACCAAGCCTGTGAGTGCCATCGCAGAAGCTATAGCCAATGGGCAACGGGAATTTGGCGAGAATTACGTGCAGGAAGGGGTTGAAAAAATTCAACACTTTAATAGCCGTGACGATTTAGTGTGGCACTTTATTGGCCCATTACAATCTAACAAGAGTCGTCTGGTTGCAGAAAATTTTGATTGGTGTCATACCATTGATAGATTAAAAATAGCCCAACGCTTAAGCGAACAACGTCCTGGAAACATGCCACCTCTTAATATCCTGATCCAAATTAATATCAGTGGAGAAGAAAGCAAGTCAGGTATTTTGTTGGAAGAATTAACCGAATTGACCACAACTATTAATGAATTACCTAATCTGGTATTACGCGGATTGATGGCAATACCGGCACCAGAAAGCAATGTTGAACGCCAAATAGCCGTTTTTCGCCAAATGGAACATGCATTTATTGAACTGAAAGCGCAATATCCCCAAGTCGACACGCTATCAATGGGCATGACGGATGATATGGACGCAGCTATTACGTGTGGTTCTACACTGGTCAGGATTGGAACGGCAATATTCGGTGCTCGTCAATACAGGGCTTAA